The Cucumis melo cultivar AY chromosome 9, USDA_Cmelo_AY_1.0, whole genome shotgun sequence genome includes the window ATAATTAAGAAAGTGGTATGCAAAAATCGAAAcccaatatttttaaatatagtaaaataaattaaaatatttacaaaatataataaattttggattttatcaataatagatattgataaatttttattacTGTCTATCGATGTCATTATAGAAACTAATAGAAGTAAATTAGCAcctatcaatatctattattgatagaatttgaaagtttgctatattttgtaaatatttttgttgaaTTCGTCATGTTATACAATTTCCCTCTAGATAAAAATAAGATATGCAATCTAAAGTATTTGGGATCTTATGAATTTTTCcctttttaattcaaaatttgtaGACCATGAATTTTTAGTTTAACTTTTGCCCCTCCAATAAGTTTGCATTTAATCTTCTTTAACTACCATCTAAATAGGACATGCTATAACATTCTATTATGCAATTTAAGCTTAATCAACTTAATTATATGTATGAGTGATATTCTAAATTTTGTTGCAATTGAAGTCAAAGAAATAGACAAAGATTCTTCATATCCAAACttctattttatatattatgCATCACCTCTAGATGAATTATTTTATAGATTATTTTACATCATGGTTTAAAGTTTTCTTGGTTTGCATCATTATCTCAATGACTTTGATAAAaataatagaagaaaaaaaaagtaacattATCCTTAAATATCAAGgttgaaaacatatatataataatacttaaaaaaaaaaaaaaaaaaagagtggaAGTTCAATCCTATGCTTCATAATATGAAGAGAATTCACCTTAAATTAAGTAACAAGtaaataaaaatctaaattttaatctCTTCCTTTTTGTTTTCCCCTTTAGCACTATTGAGACTATTAAATTCCAATTATAAATAATCTcactaatgttttttttttttttttttgtccttttcAACATTATATGAAAGTtgtaaaaaattttaaatatcgAAAAGAGgaaggatatatatatatatatatatatatatatatacaaacaaACATTATGACATAAGCAACAAATGAAGGGAAATGTAGGTGGATATCCTAGTGGCAATTATATGTTCTTTACTTTATTATGTTAAAAGCACTATTATCAATTGCTTTTCTTAATGTGTTAATCCAATAATCCAATAATACACACaaataaaaatctaaatttGGCTTCAAATAAAAATCTAAGCAAACCCCACATTTGGGAAATATACATACACACAATTAAAAGTGCTTAAAAAGTTGAAAAGGGATTAGCTTTTGAGCAATCAATGGATGGGTTCATACTTAATGGATAAAAGTTTGgcaaaagaatatttttttataaactaattaaaaagGCTGAAAGGGATTTGACACAAAAGGATTTACTCTTTTTAATTTCCAACGAGCAATTTGAGTAATTTTGGTATGGAAGATGGCTTATCAAAACTACCATAATCACTCCTAGAGGAATAATATATAGCCAATTAGATGGTAAATCATTTGATTAAGATCTTGTCATAATTTATTGGTGATTTTCTATtaatttgattcttttttcacATTTTACATTAAAGTTACGTTTGGAGATTTGGGATTATCTTTAATTAAAGAATAGTTATTCAATAAATGGATAATCAAATCTATtagaatttgttattattagACATTTTGATTGAAATGTTACAATGCAAATAATCTACGACAACTCCTATTAAATTATGAGAATTTGAATTTCATTTGAATTCTTTTTGTATTGGGGATGATTTTGGATGACAAGACttaatcaaaattaaacaagaaaaatTTGTAAAACTAAAGAAATATCAAGATCCAGTTAAATGGTAGCACCTAATTGTAGTTGAAACAAGCCCAACGATTCGGTGAAAAAGGTTCAACTTGGGTCTTCGTTAGGACCAAGCCTAACAACCCCTAATGAGCATACTCTGACCAAAAGAACATTGTTCTAAGACCAAAATGGTTTCCAGAAACGTGTTCGACCTCAACCTGGCAAAAATGGCCAATAAGGCATTACTCAACTCGatgaggtaaagagttatcctAACATGGCTTCAAAATTCTACGAAGGATATCTAAAGTCAATTCCTTATTCGTGTGAATACATCATTATAATTTTAGGGAAAATAGATTGATTCTCGCTCTCAAATCCTTAGGTTCTCAAACTATTTCACTTTTTGACTTAAGTATTGAAGTATATGTGACAAACACCACATCAtcatacaatttttttttttttttggttcacACTTTCcctttttaaacaaatttatcATTATCATCATGGGGTCATCTTACTCTTTTTTCCTTATTCAAATTTTGGCATCTACCacttaaattaatatatatatatatatatacacacccTGTTAACTTCGATCTTTCTTCTATATTTGATGCActttttcattattttgatttttcccATTGTTATTCTTTTTGAGGAAATGTTATATCTTCCACGTATTGtttttgataaaaattgaaaagtttgatttaaattgaATAACATTCATGAATCACTAACTCGCTATACAATGAActcatttatattttttaaactcaATCTAAAGAATTGTTACATGTAGGTCGACTCAATTAGTGAATGCAATATATTTTCAATATGAATAAAGTTTTTATGTCATTATCAAAGTAAACTTAGCTAAATGATAATAGACATAATATTCTTTCTTCGAAGTCGAAAGTTCGATCTCTAAATTTTTGATGTGTTATTAGATGAGTATGTCTACTCCAAATTAACCTTTCTTTCCCTCTCAAATGGTTAgatttaaaacaattaaaagaaaacaaatgggTGTGAACAAACAATCAAATCAAcctattaattttaaaaaatatacatcCTTTTAATcctaagtttttatttttaaatattacttttATTTGGGTCCCAAAatgttataatatatatttttactatctctaaattctaaaatttacatttttattaAGTTATAAATTTAGTTTCTACATGGTGTCTTagatttgtatttttttttaaaaaaaaagtaatcatGGTTGGCTAATGTTTGATTTCAATTAAACTTTTAATAGTaaacaaaatagtttttaaaaacttatttttttgttattgtatttataattattattatttgttagaaagaaagaaagaaagaaatggatttttttgttattgtgAATTGTAAGAATGGAGAGGAGACCAAAAATAGTGGAAGTGAATGCTCAAATGGACACTCTCATTTTGTACGGTCcacatttttctattttttttttttatcttttccacATTATCAATATTCTCCAAAAATCTCCTTTATTTGTTCCAAAAaactcctttttttcttcttttttaaatgCACCAAAATAACCATTTTATTACCAAAATAAccattttattataaatattaagaTAAATACATGTCCATTATCCATTGTTAAGCTTAATATCTACTGTATATCACTTTTTTAATCATCCGACACTCGTGTCACGTATCTATAAAATATTCATTCTTAGTGGCAATATAATCCACCTCATAGTTGTCAAATTGTGTATAAATAGTGACATTTtctagattttaaaaaaatggaagatatgatttctttattattttattatattttataattttagtattatattattttaatttttaaataactAATCTCCTTAATTTCtaaatgaattaattaacattCTCGTCTCCTTAATTTCTAaatattacttttatttttaattagataagaaaaagaaaaagaagaaagaaaaacataGAGAATTACATCTAAACAATATAAAAAGACAAAAGACAAATTACAAAACCAATCGTAACATGTGATTGAGTGTTATAattatacttttaaaattttaaaatatttaaatactAATGTAAAGCAAGTGGAATATAACCTACAATTGTCTCATCCATATATTATAATAACCAATTAAGTGCCATTTTTAGCCGTAAAATTTGATTTCTCGTTATTATAGAAATTGTGGAGTATAATTTCTACgttgagaattttaaaatataattgtaATTATTATGGTATTCGATTGAATGATTTTTGTAATATTATTTTTGGAATGATAATTTCTGTGTCCagatataataaatatttaagaAAAGGGAAGGGGGATATATTTTATGTGATCTGGTAACAGTTTGGAGTGTTTGTTGATAAGGGGGTGTTGGCGAAGTTCCGACCGACACTCTCCTAACTGTCGGCAGTCGGTTTCTCtgctttttttctcttttacactttacaataacaataaatataCACCGCCGTCCGCCGACATTTACTTATAACTTCACTTCCAACTTTTATTAAATCTCCCATTTGTTgattcatttttacttttttgtcCAAATATTAAATTCAAACTAAATTTCATTCTACAAAActatcttcttccttctttctaaattagtttcaaaaattaactttttctagctttttttacatatatatatataattatcttgtGATTTTTCGATACATCTTCAACATATTAAACATCTAAATTATCAAATATTATGAAATCTATCCAATCTTCTACCAAACcaaatatttttaaagttttCTTCATATTTGATTATCTTTTGCGGATATAATATCCGATCCTTACGTTATTTTTCAATACTTTAGGTCAATTTTTGTAAAACTATGATCCCTCGTTTAAAAggttgaaaattaaatttaaaaacaccATTTTTTTagtatgtatttttttattggCCGTTAgactaaaaactaaaattaactcaaaatttggaaataaaatgaaaaataattgtcaaaaaccttcttcttttttttttttcttttttttttttggaaaatgtAACTAATAATTGTGAGGGAAGAAAAATCACAACATTAAAGAGGGGGTTGTGAGGGAGAATGGCCCCCTCTTATGAGTGGGAAGTGGGAGTAATTGAGGCAGCGAGAGATAGGGTATTATTGTATAAGTAAAagtaatctctctctctctctctctctatatatatatataggtataGATAGGtataagaatatatatatatgtgtgtgtgtattgaTAATGTAGATAggggttttagggtttaggggtAGGTGCCCCACAGATGAAGGGGTAATTGATGAAGATACTATTGAGTAGGTTCACAAATGGGAGATCTTAGAAGATTGGCTCTAAGATCTTCTTGTCCCTACTCTCTCCTTCTCTCTAATCAAACACACACTTCTTAATCCACTTATGTACTTCTTTTTATGttcatttaatttattaaatttcaGAGCAATggtaaaatttaaatatttatttagtcGTTCATGAtggtataaataattaataagaaATAGAAATTGTTATTTTACTTGTAGAGCGATAAATACTCTTTGAACTCGATAAAAAGTGAAATGAAGTTATTAATTATACTTTTTTAATCTTAATATCTTAGGTCAAACAAAAACTACATTATTAACTTTTTtggtaaaattaaaattgagacgatgaaaattatgtttatgagatttttttttttttttattaaatgtcATATATCTATGGATGCAGAAGAAGCTAACAACcaagaaaataattaaactaAACATCACAAAACACTTTACATTCTAAGTAAAAAAGCTGTCAAGCTTTTATTAGTCTATTGATTCTTGTTTCTTCCTCTACATACCTTCTAATtaagagaaagaaaataatattttattcaataaattattttaaataataaaatttcataaaatacttataaatatagtaaaatattcgTCTGTCTAGATTATGATTGcctgtgatattttgttatatatatatatatatttgaaaataacacattttattatatatataatttagtaattaatttcGAAACTACATGAGGTTACTTTAATACTCTTCAATTTCTTTTAGACATCTCTCTACACaacattaaagaaaaaaagttttaatggaaaaactgaaaataaaatataaccATTTTaagaatttcaaattttaaaggTTAAAAGAAAACTCAACACACAATTTgaaactttttcatttttatattattgtatatatattcaaacttttctttttataacaaagttaaaaagaaaaatagtagtgaggtgacaaaaaaaaaaattttgttagagttttcatttgaatttattttactcaattctttttttcattcaataaaaaataCTTCAATCAAACCAAATTTTAAAGTTAGAATTGGTTGCATCCTTCTTTTCCAATATTAAATTGCGACGAACTAAATTCACCATAAATTCTCCCAACATATCTTGCTTCGAATGAAACTCAATTGTctacatatataaataaatggTTTAGATGTGTTACTATGATATGATTATCGGTCAATTTTATTACACAGTAAAGTTGAGGCTCAACCTTTTGTATTATGTGTATGGAGAGTTTTGGAGTTAGAGATTGTCTAAACTGTAATCCTCATATATTGTGATTAAAAAGCTTTTTATTTATCGAGGATTTGGTCTGGTTGTCAATTATGTTTGGTTAGATTATTGTGAGTTTAGCAAATCTCTTGCAGAACTAGTAAAAATTGATCGGATGAATTTTTGATGTTGTATTGAAGAGAGCTCAACCAAAGTTTGATTAAAACGTATTTAGGAAGGTGGGAGATTGCATACTTAAGGAAACCTAGCATACCTTCTGCTCAGGGAATCTCATAAAAAGTTTGGAGAAGTTTTATCGTGAAAATGGGAGGAGAACTCAAACTTACAGGAgcttaaattgaaaattttaaagtgGGATCACACTAAAGAGAGAGTATACAATTAAATAAGAACTTTGTGTAGTTGCTCAATTTTTTATATAGTGAAGTTCCTTTTCCTTCTATTGGACATATAACCCTTCAAATGTAATGATATTGAATCGAACTAGTTACTAATCTTTGTATCTCACTTCCTTGATATTAagttattatatgtttgttgGTTATTTTGTTATAAACATCGTGCTTGACTTTTGTATCGTGTATTAGATTCActtaacttttcaaaatagTTAATGATATCGTAGGGTCAAACAGAAACGAAACAttcataacaaaaaaaatgagCTTTCCACAAAAGATGGTAGTGGGTTGTATTAATGTTTTCTCTTTTAAGTTTCtaaaaggaaagagagagagagagagagaggatttCAACATAAATGATGGAGATTGAATGAAAAAGTAATGTGTATGGATCATTTTCAAGAAACTCAATCTTCCTCTTGTAATGTCTAAAGAGCTATTATTTTTAGCTTGAATACATTCAAAGTGCATTTTGCAAATGTCAGATTCCCTCTTCTTCCTTTCCACTTATTGCtctatgttttctttttcttcaagatcttctttcttcaaaaaaaaaaaaaaaaaaaaaaaaaaaaaaaaaaaaaaaaaacgtttaggGATTTAACCTAATTCATTAAGAATGTTTCACATtaaattttttggttttttaactTTCAATAAGTTTCGTCTTTGCTAAGgaaatatttgaatttatttgcAAATTCTAAACAAATCCTTCTTTTGTTATTAACTTCTCATGTCTTCGTTTTATCTAGCaattaattatttcatttttttaaaattaagttatatATAAACATTATTTCATGTATCTCAAAAGAATTTTGACTTTATATCTACTTTTTTATCAATATCTTTAAAAATCAATTATGTATCTAAGAAATATGCAAATCATTCTatggaaaaaaaagaatgaagaaagaagaaatgtttaccattttttttaacatcATTTTCTTAAGTTGAATAGTTTTCCAACATATTTTGTAAGCTCCACATTTTCTTTGTCCTAACTAAGCAATCTTCTTCTTGCACATCTAATACCTATCTTTTCACTGTTTCAACTACCTTTCAAAGAATACTTAATTCTATTTGTAATTAATCAATATACCAAAggaattatatattataatatcaataacaataacaatagaaacaaagaaatGGACCCTAATTTCacaatttataaattagttttcttttaattataatGTACATTGTCACGATTTTACCACAACTAAGTAGTGTGGATAATGTGTAAGTTAATACCATGTAATGATCATTGGGCATGATGCCGCTTTTTGCATTTTCTATTCTATATGATACTTAATGGTCGTTTTTTTCCCCTTCTGCAATACCTTCTCTATACTCAAACTTATTTAGGAAATAACTATCGGTTATTAAACTGTTAGAAAAAGGTAGGAATAATATGCATGAGTTGTTGCTATTCTGAATTATAAATACTATATTCACATATGTTGTTATCATATAGTAGTACTGTGTAATGGTCATAATATTACTATCTGTAGTTTGTTTCCATTACCGCATAGGTATGTTATTATCTAATTCCATATTAAATTCATATGAGTCTATTACTGTAGAGTGATCATAAGTATACATCTCAAACATGATATcttcaatatattatatatggAAGTATGTAAGTATgttatttagtttaattttaggcAAACAAAGAAGGATTGTAAAAGGAATGAAGGTATTTATGAGAttcacaaattattaattaattaatcaatcatTTTGGTATTATTCAAAACCGAAAATCAATTTCCATATTTTGAGATGAAACCTTGAGAATTGTCTGTATATCCCTTTTGTTagccaaaaaagaaaagtgtAAAAGATGATGTTCCCTTTTGATTGGCCCAATGGAAATGAGAAAGTCTACTTACCCAATAATGGAATTTCAGCTCCAACATTGCCCTCATCAAATCAAAGAGGCATCCTATGTTATAATGTCAAATCATCACCCAACTTTGGCCAacacaatttaatttaactatCACATTTCAAATACCTTGGGTTATTATCTTTatgataattaaatttttaccTATTGCGAGGATTTTACATTTTGTTAGGGaaaaaataaacttttaatATAATTCAAACCAAGAAATCTTTAGACATCTCTTTTCTTGATTATAAGTTAAAAATTTGACAATCAAATCTTTAAACATCTCATTTCTTGAGCAGCTTGGTAGGAAACATGACGCAACTAATCAATCCTATACATGTTTGTTTCAACAATTAAATGGTCAGAATAAATTGAATCTCCATCTAACTACAACACTCAGCACAATTACAAACAACTTTCACAAAATGATTCTTCGTCTCGTGTTGTTTAGCCGAGATCGAGATTGAGATCGTTTGCTTTTCGTGGGACTGCAGACTTTCTGTCCATCTTGGATTTTAGCTCGGTTTTTTCGGTATTCTCTTGACCGTAAAACAGTCTCCATAATGTTAATGTCTTCACAAATCTCATGTCTTGAAAGACAGGATAGACCGGGAAGTATCTCTCTTCGGAAGTCTTTCAGTCTTCGTCCTCTTCTTAATTTAACACCAAAATTCATATTTTCCATGTCAGTTACTTCAGATAACTGTGATGATGATATGGAGAACTCATCGTCTTCTTTGTTTTCTGTTTGGTTTAAGACTAGTAACTCAAAGGAATCACAAGAGTGTTGTGGCTGATCCACCTGATCTTTTACCATCTCACTAGATTCTGTTTTTGTGATGCAATCATGATCAAAGGCTGAATCATTCAAAGACATACAAATAAGTGTTTCGACCGCGTTTTGAAGTAGAACTCTCATTTTAGAAGATTCTTCACCATGTTCTGATTCAATGCTACCAGAAGACCTATGATCTTGCCCACTGGAAAAGATGGTTTCTGTACTATGCAGCTCCTTTTGAGTTTCATAGCATTGGTTCAAATTTTGCACCTTCTGCTCCCCACCTGAGTCATTTTCTGCCTTACAGGTAGAGATGCCGGATATGGTCACCGTCAATATGCTGTTGCAACCATCTTCCACAGCATGACTACAATCAGAGCATACTTCACTCTTTTGAAGCCTTGCATGGATGTCAGCAGGGGGCACAATTACTGCCTCCAATTTTTTACTTTCTTCATCATAGCAATTACTGAAGTCTTTAGAAAAGTTTACTGTTGATACCATTGGAGCCTCATCACGTTGATGGTTATTCATTTCACCTGTACTTGCTTCCTTTAATTTGGACTCCGTTGAGTGAGTTTCATATCTCTCATTTCCACTTCCACAATCCATCACATCAAGATTTGCATCTTGTTCAAATGTGGAAGATTCAGTAGAACAGTAATTATTCTTATCTCCGACCCAAATTTGTGAGGAGCAATTGGCTTGTTGTCCCTTGCTATCTGCTTCCTTGTTGCCATGTGACGAACTTGAGGTTGAATAGTGAGTTGTAATCATATCATCGCTCTGAGCTTCATTAAGGTCAAGATATCTTGCTTCACGGGGTCTCAACTGCTCATTCTTGATAGGGAGATTGTCACTTGAGATATGATTAAGGCTGGTTTCAAATTCTGCAGAAAAGACAGCACTTGAGAAATGTTAAATGGAAGTAAGATAAACAGAAAGACCCCTCCTATGGATCATGAGACTAACCCTTACCTATGGATTGGATTGTTGGAACATTTAGATCTAAAGAATATAAATTTTCTGCATCCCCATCAACTGAATCTTCCAAATCAATAACTTCTTCAGAAAGCATAGGACGAGACTTCTTGTACGAAAGTATTTCTTCGTCTTTCTCCTTTTTTGGATTCCCAATTTTGAGATCAAGGGAAAGATCTAACTCCTCCAAGTCTGGTTCTCAAAGATTACCACGACAACAAGAAATCTTACTttttgaatttcattatattgagaTCAGGTACATTTGAGAACCCTTACCAATGAGGCTAACGTACTGATCTGGAGGAAGCTGTAAATCGAGTGGTCCGTGCCGAAGCTTGTGGTTTTTAGCTGGGTGCTTTTCAAGCTGAAGAAAAGGTTTTCTCATATTAAAGCTAGAAAATTGAAACTTGAAAATGCtaaaataaaagttttaagtCATTCAGCATTGCGAGGAATTTGATTATATCCTACAAACTATCTCTTACACTAAAGACACTACACTCCTAAAAGTCAGGAAACTCGTTTACCATGCAAATCGAGGAAACTACGGTTTCTTTCGTGAATGGATCATATCTTGTGGGAGATGCATATGGCATGAATGTTGGTATTATCCCTGCTTTCTTAAAACGGCATCGATCAAGCTCCTCGAAACCAAAATTCTGCATTAGTATCCTTTGTACACTGTACAATTGATGTAATTGATGAACCTGAAGCAATTTGAGGAGATGtataaataacaaaacaagTTACAGGTAAGGAGCGTCATCAGAGATCATAAATTCAGAAAGGTACCAACTCTTGAATACAAAAACCGATAACAGAGGATGAAATGTGCATCCCCAATACCTGCTTCCTAAACATAACCTCCTGGCTCAGCATGGTTTGCTTCAGTGCTTCTTTAAATGAATCAGAATACATTTGCATTGAATCTGAACTAAAGTCTCCTTGCACCAACATTTCTCCTTTAATTAGACAATACCTCACGTTGGAACAAAACTCGCTGTCTTTAGCTGTAACATAACGAATGCTTCACGTGGATGATTTCAGTAACCAGCAGCCATCATTGTaaattatctaaaaaaaattgtaaaattcaGCTCCATAACTACAGAGACAGATTTCTCCAAGAAAATGTTAAACGTTATAACAGTTGATAATATATGATGCAAAGTCAGTAACCTACCACAATCCCATCCTTTAGAAATACTCAACAATTTATCAATAAACTGAAGTGAAGTTTCTATTACTACTCCACTAAAACATTGTAACATAACAAGACAAGAATTGGGTTCATTCTGAaatcattaaataaaaaatcCACACTCCATCCATCCAATCATCTCCCAAATGACAGAATTCACAAGATCCCCGGAGTTGACCATTATTTCAGCTCATATTCAGAGTTGTTAACAATTCATACATAACTGTACACAAAAAAACGACTCGACCCTTTTAATGGTCCACAAGAGAAAAAATGCTTCAACATAAAGGAAGACCCTTTACTGAAGTTCAACATAGTTAATCAAAGCCCAGAAAATGCAATCAGAAATTAAACAGGGTAAAAACacagagagagaaagaaagtgtACCATGAGAGAAGATccaaaagaaaggaaaatgggGTTGTTCTTCGTCGCTTCAACGGAATCagatgaatgaagaagaaagagagatgGGTTTGTTC containing:
- the LOC103482637 gene encoding uncharacterized protein LOC103482637 isoform X1 — translated: MLVQGDFSSDSMQMYSDSFKEALKQTMLSQEVMFRKQVLGMHISSSVIGFCIQELVHQLHQLYSVQRILMQNFGFEELDRCRFKKAGIIPTFMPYASPTRYDPFTKETVVSSICMLEKHPAKNHKLRHGPLDLQLPPDQYVSLIDLEELDLSLDLKIGNPKKEKDEEILSYKKSRPMLSEEVIDLEDSVDGDAENLYSLDLNVPTIQSIEFETSLNHISSDNLPIKNEQLRPREARYLDLNEAQSDDMITTHYSTSSSSHGNKEADSKGQQANCSSQIWVGDKNNYCSTESSTFEQDANLDVMDCGSGNERYETHSTESKLKEASTGEMNNHQRDEAPMVSTVNFSKDFSNCYDEESKKLEAVIVPPADIHARLQKSEVCSDCSHAVEDGCNSILTVTISGISTCKAENDSGGEQKVQNLNQCYETQKELHSTETIFSSGQDHRSSGSIESEHGEESSKMRVLLQNAVETLICMSLNDSAFDHDCITKTESSEMVKDQVDQPQHSCDSFELLVLNQTENKEDDEFSISSSQLSEVTDMENMNFGVKLRRGRRLKDFRREILPGLSCLSRHEICEDINIMETVLRSREYRKNRAKIQDGQKVCSPTKSKRSQSRSRLNNTRRRIIL
- the LOC103482637 gene encoding uncharacterized protein LOC103482637 isoform X2 encodes the protein MLVQGDFSSDSMQMYSDSFKEALKQTMLSQEVMFRKQVHQLHQLYSVQRILMQNFGFEELDRCRFKKAGIIPTFMPYASPTRYDPFTKETVVSSICMLEKHPAKNHKLRHGPLDLQLPPDQYVSLIDLEELDLSLDLKIGNPKKEKDEEILSYKKSRPMLSEEVIDLEDSVDGDAENLYSLDLNVPTIQSIEFETSLNHISSDNLPIKNEQLRPREARYLDLNEAQSDDMITTHYSTSSSSHGNKEADSKGQQANCSSQIWVGDKNNYCSTESSTFEQDANLDVMDCGSGNERYETHSTESKLKEASTGEMNNHQRDEAPMVSTVNFSKDFSNCYDEESKKLEAVIVPPADIHARLQKSEVCSDCSHAVEDGCNSILTVTISGISTCKAENDSGGEQKVQNLNQCYETQKELHSTETIFSSGQDHRSSGSIESEHGEESSKMRVLLQNAVETLICMSLNDSAFDHDCITKTESSEMVKDQVDQPQHSCDSFELLVLNQTENKEDDEFSISSSQLSEVTDMENMNFGVKLRRGRRLKDFRREILPGLSCLSRHEICEDINIMETVLRSREYRKNRAKIQDGQKVCSPTKSKRSQSRSRLNNTRRRIIL